The Pyxidicoccus trucidator sequence GCACCACCTCCACCTCGCGCTTCTTCAGGTGGCGCAGGTCGCTCCACATCCCCCAGGGCGGGGACTTCACGGACAGCTCCAGGCCGCCCTCGTCCAACAGCCCGAGCTCCCGGAACCGGGGGACCGCGGGCTCCTCCGCCGGCACGTCCGTGCGCCGCCGGTCCACCGCCACCATCACCTCGTGGCCGGCCTCGCGCTGCGCCAGCGCCAGCAACGCCACGTTCTCCGCCGGGCCGCTGAAGAACGGGCTCGCGAGCAGGTGGAGGATGCGCATCCGCTCACCGCCCCACCAGCGCTCGGTACAGGTCTCCCAGCGCTCGCGCTTCGTGCTCCACACCACAGCGGCGCCGTGCCTCCTCGGCCGCGTTGCGCCCCACCTCTCGCGCCCGCTCCGGCTCTCGCATCAACATGGCCAGCAGCTCGCGCAGCGCCTTCACGTCCCCGGGCTCGAAGAAGAAGCCCGTGCGCCCGTGCTCGATGAGTGTGTCCAGGTACGGCAGCTTCGACGCCACCACGCAGCACCCGGACGCCATCGCTTCCACGTGCACCAGCGAGTAGCCCTCCGCGTACGAGGGGTGGACCAGCACGCTCAGCCCCTGGTACCAGGGCTCGATGACCGACTGCTCTCCCGCCAGTGAGACGCGGTCCTCGATGCCCGCGCGCAGCCCGTTCACCCACTCCAGGTCCGCGCCCTTCGCCAGGCCCACCAGCACCGCGTGCCAGTCCGGGTTCCCGGGCAGCAGCGGGCGCACGGCTTCGAGGAAGTCTCCCTGCCCCTTCTCCTTCCGGATGCGCCCGATGACTCCAATGCCGTAGCGCCCACCCTGGCCGAGCCGGCGCCACGCCTCGTCCCGGTCCTCGGGTGGGTGGAACCGCGTCAGGTCGATGCCGTGCGAGATGACCGTCGATGGCAGCGCGATGACCTCCGCCACCTGCCGTGTCAGCGAGACGAGCGCGTCCGCTCCCCGGGCGATGAAGCGCGTGAAGCCGCTCGGAGCGATGGACGTATGCCTCGTGAAGACGAGCCTCACCTCACGGCCCAGCAGCTTCAGCACCATGCCCGCCAGCAGCTCGTTGTTCCGGTGCGCGTGCCACACCACCGGCTCCGTGCGGGCGCGGCGGAGCAGCTCGGGCCAGGTGATTCGCGGCAGGCCGTCGCTCAGGCCAGAGCCCATGACTCGCGTCTCCGAGCCCGTGTCGCGGGTGAGCGCGGGCACCACCGACTCCACGTGGCGCGTCACCCCCGTGTACCGCTTGTGGAAGTGCGGGTGGACGATGAGCGTCATCGCGGGTCCGGCCTCCCGTGGGG is a genomic window containing:
- a CDS encoding glycosyltransferase family 4 protein translates to MTLIVHPHFHKRYTGVTRHVESVVPALTRDTGSETRVMGSGLSDGLPRITWPELLRRARTEPVVWHAHRNNELLAGMVLKLLGREVRLVFTRHTSIAPSGFTRFIARGADALVSLTRQVAEVIALPSTVISHGIDLTRFHPPEDRDEAWRRLGQGGRYGIGVIGRIRKEKGQGDFLEAVRPLLPGNPDWHAVLVGLAKGADLEWVNGLRAGIEDRVSLAGEQSVIEPWYQGLSVLVHPSYAEGYSLVHVEAMASGCCVVASKLPYLDTLIEHGRTGFFFEPGDVKALRELLAMLMREPERAREVGRNAAEEARRRCGVEHEARALGDLYRALVGR